Below is a genomic region from Pseudopipra pipra isolate bDixPip1 chromosome 6, bDixPip1.hap1, whole genome shotgun sequence.
agcccaagAGCTGCTGAGTGCTCCTGAGTGATGAGAAAATACACTAGGACTGTGATGCCCCTTAATTTCATGGTTTTCAGTAGCTAATAAACAGGTGATACTTAGCTTGGTAACAAGAGTAGTTGCGTGCTCTCCCTCAAAACTGATGCTGTTAGCTTTTTGGTGAGGGGCAGAGCTATGCCTTACAGGAGGGAAGATGCTGAATATCAGGCCCACTGAGCTGAAGGGACTCTCTGTTCTCCTCAAAGATTTTTGTTCTCATTTCAGCAGCTCGTGGAGGGAAACAAGCAGGCCTAGCCCTCCAAGCATCACACCGAGAAGTGCCTGTCGTGTTCTGGTGTTCTGTCTGTAACGTGGCCCACTGGCAGGCCCTACGTGGTGAGCCTCACCGAAGGAGCAGGCTGGCCTCTGAGGAATAGAAGGAGTACATAAATTGTTTAAGAGGAAGTCAGTTAGTTAAATGCAAGCAGAGACTTATATAATAcatcccaaaaaaaaaaaaaaaaaaaaaaagatttctgctGGCAGGAGGTTCCATTGGGAGAGAAACTTGCTCATCCATAAACAAGAAAATTTCCCAGCATCCTCTAGTgctttatgatttttattttttttttccagggcaaGGTAGAATGCACTCAGTCTGTACtctgagacagaaagaaaaatcatcatAGGAGAGCAGACAATGCTCCCTGCATGGACACGCACGCCAGTTCAAGCAGCTCTTCTCCATCTGCAGTGAACTACCCTGGTAGAAGCTGTGcacccaggagcagcagagcatcTGGACACCACTTGGGGAGCAAAGCCAACAAGCATTTTCTCCTCCAGATATTCACACCTTTCCTTATGTAACTGGAACTGAAGTGTGTGCTTTAAAAGCTGCTTGCCAAATtcaggggctgggaggcagcacaAGTGCTTCTACCACTCTAGATGaaatttaggggaaaaaaatccaaacccaaacactgAGGTACTCGTACAAATCTGTGACTGTGAACTGGGGGTGGTGTAAGTGTCTTGAGAAACTGTACTggcctggggcagtgctggcaccCAGACCATCTGCACAGGATGCCTGGCCTAAGGAGCTGACAGTCTAGAGTAGATGGGTGAGGAGATGGGGGCAATTTTTCTATtgccatattaaaaaaaaattaaaaatcatgtAGTGCAGTGAGGAAAAGAGCTCCAGGGAGGCTAGAGGTAGCTGAATTACTCTCCTGAATGATGTCTTGTGCTGACAGAGCCtgcagatttatttaaaaaaaaagaaaaaaaaaaggcatcaaaaAGCCAGGGCTGATGACCAGTGACAAACAGGTCACTGTGCTTTGTGATTTTTGGGTGGCACTGGAGCCAGTAGTGAGAAACATCTGAGGAGAGAGAAGCTCTGAAGCCCATTCCCGCCCACTACAGGGAAGGAAGAAGCTGCCCACAATGCCtgagggacatggggacacaaGTCCTTGCTCAGCCAGGCACAGCATCCTCGAGCCACCCCGTACGCTTAGATCCCTGCCTTGCCCGCAAGCCAGTTGTTCCCTCTCCAGCACGCATCGTACGCTgggcttttggtttgtttttcaagggaaaaacaataatttatttgctttgttttaatctCATAACAATGGGTAATTCCTTCCTACTGCTCTGTAGTGGCCTAGAAAAGGACAGCATCATCTCCACTGTAGCAAGAAGGCTTGTCCCAGGgcataaaattttaattaggaACAATCACGCAGCCTTGAAATGGGAATTGCGAGCAGCAAAAAAAGTCAAACCATCAATAAAATATTCAATGGCAGAAATGTATTATTGACACAGGCTTTGGAGCAGATAAAAGCGGGAGGGCGGGGGAGCCAGAGTGGGTATTGAGCCTCCCTCAGTTAAATAACACGCGGGGACCTGCACGTTCGCCCTGCCATCGCAGGCCCCCCGTGCCGGGAGGAATATAGGTCACCCACGGCTGGGGAGCTCCTGAGGTAACGTGTGGGTTTGATTAACGCCTCTCCCCCCCACCGCCACGTGCaccacagcagggacagaggtgTTAATCAAAGTAATTTATTGCCTTACAAAACACTGCTGCCTAGGCAGCAGCTGGGCGATGGTTTGTAGGacacaaaatgaagaaaatctgCAAAGTGCCACAGTCTTGAGCTGAAAAAACAAGAGTTAACCCCTGGCTACAGTACTCTTTCTAGGCCCCTGCCTGATTATCAGACCTCTGCGGAGGACACGGTCGAGTTACACTGTCTCCCATCCCATGCAACAGTTCCAAATCCTGCATCCCAGCCAAGGGGCATCAGCTGAGGGGCCAAAATCTGCTGTGagatatatattttaaactttcaTTTTCCACACCCTACCACACCTCCCTCCAGGAAAGACTGGTGCTGGTTTGACCTGTGAGATCATGACTGAACAGAAGTAACCCGCAACaacaataaataatatataatcaTAACAGAGGGCAAAATCCCCCACAAAATCAgattcaaattaattttctgcccCTGTTTTTTTCCAATAGGAAGTGCCATAAGTGACGACCCTTTTCTCTTGATTACCATTTATTTTGCTGAAGGCAAAGCTACAAATGTAGCCCCAAAAATGAAAGATCCAGTTTTTAACCTGCAGAGGTCAGTTTTTCAGGGCATGCAGAGGACTTTCCAAAATCTAGCCATATCCAAGGCAAGTGAGTTTTCTAAACCCACTTCTTGGGtgtttttcccaggcagcacTGAAATGCTCTTTACAACCTCCATCACCCTCCACTTCTCTTAGCGAGGTGgaatctttttaaaaagcaagagaGTCCAAAAAAATGAGTGCACAAAGTCCAAAAAAGAGGCAAATGGGAGAAACTAGATGCAGCTGCATGgagcaaatgcatttttaactAATTTCCCTGAGATACATGGTTTAAGGAGGGAGGTGAGGAGGAACTTGAAAaagaaccccccaaaaaaaacccaaaagcccCAATTCAAAAAAGACAACTTCAAAATTGCATTTcctcactgcagcagctgtCCAGTGGTAACCTGAGACCAGTGATCtcccaacaaaacaaactttaATCCTTCAATATCACTTGACCAACCTGGTGGCTGTGGTAGCACCTTGAAAATTGGCTTTGAGAGGGGCAtgtccctggggacagagcCCAGCAGTCTCAGGGGAGATGCTGATGGACAGCAAGAGCTGACGCTCTTGGCTGCTGTTATCCAGGTGCAGACAAAGGGGCTTGAAGGCAAATGGGAGGTTTCCCCTTACCTGCTCCTATCTGCAGACAACCGCCATCCCCTTTGCCTCCTGTCCTAAAATGCTccgagctgctgctgtgcattATTAAAAGGTTGTCATGTTTCATCCCAGAGATGGCCACATCTCACCGGAGACAAGCTGCATCCGCCGGCTGTAAAGCActttgtgattttaaaaaaaaagaaaaaaaaaagaaaaaagagcactGTGTGCATAAGATTCAGTCGGTTATAAAATACTTACAGCTTTAATTCAGCAAATAGAAAGAGATGGCTTGGAAACGAAAGAGGCAGCTGCAGGGTGCACAAACAGCTCAGATGTGTCCGTCAGGCACCAGACCAGGAGCTGTCAGAGATGGCTCACCCTGCCCACAACAGCACGCTCACTTGGCTCAAATCCTTTCCCAAAGATTTATTGAAAACTGGATCTGCAGCACACAGGATTACATTCGCACAGGGAAAGCAGGATTTTATGGTGAACGCTGTGCCCAAGTCATGTTTTTTGCATATGACGCGTTGAAAACAGGCTTGAGGATCTGGACAAACTCATTCCCTCCCCAAACCGCTTTGGttttgcaattaaaatacaAGGCAACCCACTGGGACAGAGGACAGATGAACAAAACAGTAGCTACTGGCCatcaagagttaaaaaaaacaaacagaaaaaagaatcaaaaaaacccccagggGAAATGTCACCAAGAATGTTTTGGTCCTGCTCCCCACTCACATCACCACTGAGGAAGGGCTTATtctgcaattttttattttaaaaacaagttgAAAAACTGAGTGGATATGAGAAAAACaagctcctgctctgtgctccatTGCTCCCTTCAAGCGTGGTCCAATGGCACCATGGAAAATGGGCTTCTACTACAGGTTTCTTATAATATATATAAGAAAAGAGGGGCCAGAAATTTGTCTTAAAGCTGCTCTTGTGCCTCCCCTGCAGCCAGCAAAGAGGCTATTTGTCATGGCCCTGCTTGCTGCGACCAGATGCTGTAAAATCTGTTAACTTGCTCCATCCAGGTGAGTCTCCAGGCAGgtctccactgcagctctgctcccttaGTCAAAGGAACAAGGACTTTTCCAAATGTACGATGGATCTTTTGAGAAGGCTACGCAGAATGGGAGCACCGCTGTTTTCTGTTGAATATagaaattgctttaaaaaaagtagaaaggGGTCACTTTCATCCACAGGGGAAGATGGTTCCTTTGTGTCGTCAgtctctggttttattttatagtCTGTAAAAATACTCTGTCTGGCCGTCCACATCCATTCACGAtataaagcagtaaaaaaaaaaatataaaatatatatataatatggtTTATTTATACAGTTACACTTGCAAAGCAATTGATCCTCCACTGCCTGGGCCCTTCTACCTCCAGATGCTCTGCCTGGTTGATACAACTGcaagacaagagaaaaaaaacacttgaGCAATCCCACCATGGTGGGCAAGTGCTCACAAAAAGGGGAGCAGAAAAGAGGATGTACGTGAGCGCAGAACCTGGGAGATGGACATGCAGATGCTGCAGCATCTGGCAAGATGGGGGTGGATGTATTGGGCAGTGAGGAGGACGGCAGTAGGGTTTTGCTGAGGCAATGGTGgtgtgggtgggaaggggatGCCAGGATGGAGGCAGCATCGCCATGGCAGGCAAGGACACCAGAGCTCACTTTTGCTGCACTCAAAAACAGGTGCAAAGTGAAAAAAGAGTAACAGGAGGTAGAAAGGGGTCTGGGGTGAACTGGTTGCTAAGATGGAGCAACAGTAGCTCCTGTAAAAGACGGGATACAAATTCTCCCCACCCTAATCACAGTAAGGTCTTAGCCCAGAGTGGCAGGAGAGGGGGTGAGGACCatcctctgcagctcccagcagggcagAGAGCTGGACTACCAGCATATGAGCctctggcagcagagcagagactgCTGGAGTGTGAGCTTTGTGCTTCCTAATGGCATCTATAAATAGCTCCGGCCTCCCACTACCAGCACACGCTTGCTCTCTGCAGCCCATTTTGGGCAGCAAAAGcctctcccctcttcccacCCATCCTCTGCAGACTGGCTCATGCTCCCAGGGCCCCAACAGGACATACGCACCCTCAGGATTCAGGCTGGACACCAGGGGCTCCGGCAGGGTCCTGGGATGGCTGAGGAGCTGCTTGGTGCTGACTCGGGGAGGCGAGTCGGTACCAGCGGTGGGAGGAAAACCTACAGGACAGGGAAATACACCTGGCTTAGGCAGGGCTTGCCTGTGCTTTGCTTTCTGGGCACAGCTGCcgcagtgctgcagggcagtCACATCACCCACTCCAGGTGCTCTGGAGGAGAAACCACCAGGTCCCCTTCTGTGAgagccccccccccctcctcttGTCCCTGCAAGGATGCAGACATGGCCCTGGGCACCACACTCACCCTTCCCCTGCCAAACACAAAGAGGTCATTGGTGACCAGAGCCTGTCCCCACCAGCCCACAGCCCCTGGGGACTGACGCTGGCCCTTGGCCACCTGCTTTTTGCTACAGCTGCTGCGGTGACATGCAGCAAGGCTGGGAAGGAAAGCTCCCTGCAGCCACCTCAGCCCCtaaagcagcactgcaggatcTGAATTCTGAGCATGTCTAAGAGCAGCCCCCAGGCTTCAGTGGGGGCGAGGAAGGAACCCCAGGGGTGGCAAAGCTCAGAAACCCACTGGAGTGGTGAGCGACTGTCGTGTCAGcaccaaaccccatccctgctgcctaACCTCAGTGCCCAGGGCAGAACCAGCCAGCTTTGGGACTGATGCCTTGGAGaaggaggcagggagcaggcagaggaccgcagagcagcccctgtggcCGAGCCAGCGGCAGCATGCTGACCTCCGTTTCTCCGGTAGGCTGGCAGCTCGCACGGGCTCGGCTCCGGCTGGGCATCCTCCTCAGACCTGGCCTGCAGGACAGTCACCGTGGCCCCCGTCTGCTGAATAAACTGCTGCAAATTACACTGCCTCAGCTCCTTATTTAACTCCTCCAGCTCTTGGGTCTGGGCCTGCAAAACACACACCGAGGGAGGGAACAGGATGAGCTGCATGTTCCCCTTATGTCCCCAGGCCACAACCTGGGGATACaacccctggggctgctcccacaGTTGGGGCTCACTCTGCCAAAGTCAGTGGAGGGGACCTCAGGAGTATTGTGGCTCAGCTGCCCCTCTCCGAGGGTCTGCAGGAAGGAGGGTGCTCAGGCAGTGGCGATGAGAAGGCATTGTTTTGGGAAGAGCCCTGGTTTGCTGCATCTCCACAAGAGGGTGCGAGCAGCCGGCAAATGGCAGCcgctgctgtgctgggagatgCCGAGCACAAATGAGATGCTTAAGGCAAGATGCTGGAAGCATGGccagctgggaaagggcagCTACCTGGCTGGGTgaaagctttttgcttttgctcCACCAAAGGGGACCCAGTGAGCGGAAGGCAGGAGTCACGCAGCCCCTTGACTCCCTGATGTTGGGGAGCTGCAAcaggtgagctgggggggcATCACAGCTCAGCCTGAGCTGCCATCTCCACACTGTgcagccccctgccatgagccTGAGCCCCTGCACAGCTTGCATGGTCAAAAGACTTTGTGCACAGGCACTATGAGGACCTATGCTATGCCCTCTGTGACTCCTTCATCCAAGATAACATCGACTCTTGTGCCAGTGCCACCAACCCCACATGTGGACCATTTGCTCTCCAGCACCGTtgtctgtgctggagcagggtgaTGGTGTGCTCCCAGGGCACTAGTCAGCAGGAGCCCTAGCCCAGATGCAGCTTGCATGCAGAGCGATGGGCgtgtgccctgtgccagccgGGTCAgagtggcactcagtgccatgttCACTGCCCAGGTAGGGTAACTAACCCCACTCAACCCACTGGTCCATGGGACTGGAAAGCTggtcccatcccctccccaaAAGTCCCACTACCCCATGGGGTGGCTCAACCCAGTCCTATCTACCTGCAAGTTCTTTTCAGCTTCCTCCAGGGCCTTCTCCACACTGGCCAGGTTGCTCTCCAGCTGGGTGCCTTGCTTGACCTTGGCCTCCAGGTCCCTTTTCATTTTGGTGGCCATGTCCTCCAGCTCTATGGGGCTGGGCAGAGAgatctcctttcctctcttggCCCTCTCAGCCATCTCCCACTGGATCTCCTCCTGCAGGGCTTCAGTCCGGGCACTCAGCTCAAAGATCCTCTGGGTGTACTCCTCCAGGCTGGCCCGCAGGCTTCTAACCCGCTCCTGCCGCTCTCGCTCACACTCCTTTTCCAGCCGGAGCTCGCTCTGCCAAAATTCCTCCTCACCCAGCTCTGTCTCATTCCTTCGTACCAGTTGCTCCAGATAGAGGATCTCATTCTCCTGGCCGGCAAGCCGGCTGCGCTCCCAGAGCCGTAGGTCCATTTCCAGGGTGTCCCCATGGGCCTCCAAGGaatgcagctgctcctgctgctgcagcaccctCCTAAACAGCTCCTCTTTGGAGGGTTGGACAATCCCACCACCCTCCAAGTCGATCCCTTCCCGTGTTTGGTGCCTCCATCGGCTCACAGCGAACGGGTCGCTGGAGCCTGTAGGACCCAAGTTGAAGGTCATGGATTTTTTTGGCTCCCGAGAACGGGGTGCATCCATGCTGGTGAGCCTGGGCTTGATGGGCAAACTGGCCCGGATGAACGTCCTCTCGGGAGCTTGCGGAGCACCCTCTGAGGAGGGCCGCTCGGTCATGCTGGGGCCTGTCCGCCGCAGGATGAACTGCACGTCGTTGGCATACTGTCCACACTTGGCCAGGGACTCCAGGGGGCACTCCAGCGGCAGCAGCTGCCGCTCCTTCTCCCGCAGCTTCTGCACCAGCACATAGCGGCCTGTCTGACCTGCCAGGAGGTGAGCATATCATTTAGGGAAAGCAGTGGCCAGCACTAgtgggctgaggctgctgcccCACCGGCAGCAGCTGGTGGCATCCccacagctgcagagcaggacccCCACCCACCCAAGGTCTCCCCTTCCCAGGAAGCTCCTGCAAATGGGGCATCCCCCCAGCAGATGGAGATGGCTCACCGATGGCCCGTGCCAGGGCAATGACCACTTCTTGGCAGGTAGTTTGCTCTGAGACACCGCACACAACCCTCTGGATCCCATCCACCCAGACCTTCAGCTCCATCCCCACGACTGCTGGGCCTCAGGTGCACTGGGTCATTGCAGGACAGGCTGCctgtggggagaaaagaaaCCAGGTTTCCATCCCAAGCTGCTAACAAGGAATACAAGACACTTGAAAAGCAGTGTCATTAAATCATCATCCCATGGGTGAATTCTAGACCAAGGcttgctgctgccctgcacagaTTGCATTTTTGTTGATGTTATTAAACACTGATATTcatctgcaaagaaaaataatttttttccctcatgtcTGTGATGGGAAGAGATGGGGTTTGTGCAACTGCATCGTGTCCAGAGGATGCCCAGGTAATTTCTGCTGTGAGCACAGACTTTTAATGGGTTTGCTAGACTTTCACTGCAATTTCTCTGACAATCTGATAGCATGGCACAGGAGGATTTTCCAAAAAACAttggaaaaggcagagaaaccaCTGGCTGCCTGCTTTTACAATGGAATTTTGAGGGAAGGTGCAGATAATGCATATTTTAATCTATTTATATCCATCTCAATTTATCAGAGAGggattaagaaattaaaataatacctCTTTCTGCATAAAAACATGACCAAAAGTCAGGTTTGGGAGAGGGATCCAGGCATAAACACCCATGATGAAGCCCAGGCTCTGACCAACACTGGGGTCTGACTCAACTCTGACCCATCAGCTACTTCTAGCTTAAAACAACACCTGTTAGCCTGGGCTCACCCAACTCCTGCCTCTTCCAGCAGCTCAACAACTGCAACGGtcataaataagaaaaaattaagcaCAAGCTGTAAAGAATTCAAATATTTGAGCTTATGCTGTTTTCAAACACTGTGCAAAGGTATATCTATTTTCCTTGTTATAATACTGTTTTTAGTAGTGTCAGTCTTGTCTGAAGGCCCTGCATGGAGGAACATAGACAGGAAACTCCCAGGCCCTCTGTCCTGAGGGTCACAAACTGCTTTCACAACCTCACCCATGTGGTTGCAGCCCCTCCATCCTGTGCTCCAGCTGTCCCAAGTTTGCAGCCAGGCTGTGAGAAAGCTTGAACTCAGGTTAAATAttccttcattatttttgttgcCTACTTGAGTAATCAAAGGCGGGGGCTTGAAGGGTCCTATCTCCAGTGACAAGGAATTTTAGTCATGGTGTGAGAAAGGTGAGGAGGAAATAGGGAAGACATGTCTTGGTGAGGCTGTTCCGTGCAGGTGCCGGGTCCTGTTGGTGTCACCTCCCTGCCCACCTCCGAaacatgggcacagagcagtgcaAATACCTCAGCGCTGAGCTCATGTTTGCCTTGGCTGAGCGACCGGGGAAAACCGGTGGGGATGAAGGGCACATTGGGTTCAACTGACCTCCCTGAGAGCCCAAAACGACCAAAATTTACAAGATTTGACCCAATTTAACTTTAAAGCTGGGTTTTGGCACTGCTCCCCCTATTCTGTGTATTCACAGCCGCAACTGTCCCCTGGCATGGAGCAAAGTCCAGGTGCCACTGTGGCACCACCCAGCTCACCCTGAAACCACTGTTGTACACTAACAGACACACCCCAGCCTCCCCCTCAGCAGTACCCTAATGCCAAAATCGGAGTGGCAACACATCCCGGGGAGCATTATCCCCCTGCCAGGGACCCAGCTAGTATCAAATCCCACCTCCTGTGCCATGACCCGGTAAGGAGGCCAAgagtgtaaaaataaataagaaaaataacccAGCTCATTGAGTCACGCCACACAGTCTCACCTTGCCAGAGAAATCCAGTGGCTGCCGAACACTGCGGGCTGTGGAAGCAGGATGGCTGCCGGCACACGGGTCCCAGGCACCCGTCTGGGTTCAAACCCCGCACCAACCTCTGGCCCCGCCTTGGCTGGCGCTCCCGGGCAATCATTTACCAGCAGCCAGCACGTGGCACACCACTGCCAAAAAGCTGGGAGCGGTGGCAGCCAGCTTTTCTCCTCGTGTGAGAGAAACCCCCACAAAAAAGCAGCCAGGGCGTTGTCCTCGCTGCATCTCCCCCTCTCACAttccccagcaccccaaaacccagTCGATTTTATTGTTTCCTTAGATCTTTGCAAGCACAGGGGGTCCCTGTTAACTAACTGATCACTCACTGTAACAACTGGGGTATTTGGGAGTCATTGTGCCCAGCTCGCTGCCAGATACAGGATGTTATCTGTCTCCCTGAAGAGGGTGCTAAATAGAGCTGGgggctgctccctcctgccttccaagGGAGGATCAGCTCCCACCCAAAACCAGCCTGGCTGCCCTCTTCCTCCAAAGCTCTGGGCTCACAGGGAAGCCGACAAGACGAAGGTTCATCCTCATCTGAGGTAAACCTCCAGTGCTCCTTGCACCCTCCAGTTCCTGCTTGGAAGGGACATCACAACCTTAACACAGCATCTCATTCCCAATATCCTACTATGCCAGTATCACCCTAGTTCAGAAAAACCCACCAGGCAATAAACCTAAAAGCCTTCACCTCACCCCCAGCATCACCTCTGCTGTAGTCCACCCAGCTCTTTACCATcagtcaaaaaaacccaacagctgGGGGACAGTCTCATTGCTCCACTTGCAAATACAACCCTCCTCTTCTCGAGCTTTGCTGCCAACCACCTGCATTAACAGTTGCACCACCAGGTAACAGAAAAAATGGGCTTTTCCTTGAGCAAGAACTGCTTTTCTTGGGGAAGAGAAGCTTCTGGAGGGAGGCAGATTTCCAGCTGCCTGTTTGTATTTGCCCTAGGAGGTCACTTTGATTACAAGCCAGAagtgcaggcagctgccaggccctgctgctgccccaaaACAGCACCAGGGAAGCAACCAGGTGGCTGCAGGTGCCGGGCCACGTGATGGCCActcattttattcttttccccaCCATTCCACCACTGTGGATTTGTAAACAATTTTTATCagaagcagattaaaaaaatgactAATTTTCTGCTCCCGTCCTCATACGATACATCCTAAAATTGAGAGTAGGGATGATTCATACCACGACTTCAACAGATTTCCTGAGAGTCGGAATTTCAAATGCcgacactaaaaaaaaaaaaaaaaatttaaaattaaaaattttagatcttgcagctttattttgtttactgTTGTCTCCAGCCTCTCTGAAACTGTCAGGCTAAAGGAAGAGGAGATgaagcagcatttctgcatGTGCAGGAGGATGAACATTCTGCTCCTGCAAACTGCCACCCTGATTGGCTGCTGGGACTTGCCAGGGCTTGGTGATCTTCCTAGACCTGAAATAATACATGTGCACTCACCCTCCCAACACTGATTTGCAGGGACCCCTGCCGTGTCCCCCACAGGGTCCCTCAGAAGCTGAGACAGCACCTTCCAGCCAAGGACTGCAAGCACTTTGCAAGAGCCTTTCTACCACATTTTGCCACacacaggaataaaaaaaatctggttcagaaaaaacccacccatATTGCACTTA
It encodes:
- the LOC135415659 gene encoding ras association domain-containing protein 8-like isoform X2 — its product is MELKVWVDGIQRVVCGVSEQTTCQEVVIALARAIGQTGRYVLVQKLREKERQLLPLECPLESLAKCGQYANDVQFILRRTGPSMTERPSSEGAPQAPERTFIRASLPIKPRLTSMDAPRSREPKKSMTFNLGPTGSSDPFAVSRWRHQTREGIDLEGGGIVQPSKEELFRRVLQQQEQLHSLEAHGDTLEMDLRLWERSRLAGQENEILYLEQLVRRNETELGEEEFWQSELRLEKECERERQERVRSLRASLEEYTQRIFELSARTEALQEEIQWEMAERAKRGKEISLPSPIELEDMATKMKRDLEAKVKQGTQLESNLASVEKALEEAEKNLQVFLPPLVPTRLPESAPSSSSAIPGPCRSPWCPA
- the LOC135415659 gene encoding ras association domain-containing protein 7-like isoform X1, which gives rise to MELKVWVDGIQRVVCGVSEQTTCQEVVIALARAIGQTGRYVLVQKLREKERQLLPLECPLESLAKCGQYANDVQFILRRTGPSMTERPSSEGAPQAPERTFIRASLPIKPRLTSMDAPRSREPKKSMTFNLGPTGSSDPFAVSRWRHQTREGIDLEGGGIVQPSKEELFRRVLQQQEQLHSLEAHGDTLEMDLRLWERSRLAGQENEILYLEQLVRRNETELGEEEFWQSELRLEKECERERQERVRSLRASLEEYTQRIFELSARTEALQEEIQWEMAERAKRGKEISLPSPIELEDMATKMKRDLEAKVKQGTQLESNLASVEKALEEAEKNLQAQTQELEELNKELRQCNLQQFIQQTGATVTVLQARSEEDAQPEPSPCELPAYRRNGGFPPTAGTDSPPRVSTKQLLSHPRTLPEPLVSSLNPEVVSTRQSIWR